CATCTAAGCATAAAAACAGACCACGATAAATTCAACCTGTATTCACAACGTACTGCCAACATCAAAAGCCTGAAAAAAGCCCTGTTTTCTTCCTTCTATTGATATTTGCTCCAACAATTGGTAGTAAATCAATTCTGTCAGCCTTAACCTTCAACACTGTTCTCCGAAAAATGAAAAAACTATTAATCACCTTTTTTCTTCTCTTGTGTCTGGCGATCACTATTCTTGCGACAGTAGACCTTGCTCCCTACCTGCAATCTTCTGCTGAACCTTCAAGGGAAACGGATGCCATCCCTGCACATATACCTGAAAAAGCAACCTTTTCTTCCCAGGCAGAGAAAAAAGAAGTTGCTCTGGTCAAACCCGAGTTTTCCACGAAAAAAGAAAAAAAATCAAAAAGAATAATCACTCTGGACAAACCAGTCAGCGATATTCCCGTAAAACCGGAAGAACCTGCCGCAACAACACCTGACAAACTGCAGGCAACAGCTGTACCATCGAAACCACAACAAACCGAAAACCAGACTCCACCGGATCCGGGGCTGAATATACCAACATACTCCCGGGGCTTTATCCCTACTCAGTTCTCCTGGATACATTTGATGAAAAAAATACTGTTGTTGCCGCAGTCACCACATACAGGGAAAAAGGACTCTCCCCCTACTGGGTAAAAGTCAACCTGGGAAAAAAAGGAATCAAATACAGACTATTTACAGGTTTTTTCCCTACAACAGCTGCGGCCACAACCTACCTTGAAGAACATAATATAACAGGCAAACCCATAAAACCGACAAAATACACAGCACTGGTCAGCCTCTTTGACAAAACACAACCACTTGAGGATATGAAAAACAAACTTAAAACCTTCTGTTATCCTTACAGTATACAATCGGAAACAGGCCCGTATTTCCTCTTTGTCGGCAGTTTTTACACAATCAATGGAGCAACAGAACAGTGTGCAGAACTGCACACAGAAAACATCCCCTGCATTGTAATAAAAAGAGGTATCGGCAGGTAGAGTATAGGATTTCCTTATCCTGTACCTGCCCGGAAAAGACTATTTATGAACAGGCACTATCTAGCCGATAGCCTTTGCCATTCTCCTTACTTCCTCCCTTTTACCGATCACAACGATGACATCACCGGAATCAAACTGTTCGTCGGGACCGGGATTGAATATCATCTCACCGGACAGTTTTTTTATGGCCACTATGATCACTCCGAAATCCTGCCTGAGCTTACTGTTCAGTACCGTCTTTCCGGCAATGGACGAATCCCGGGCAACAACAGCTTCTTCCATTTTCAACCCCAGTTCGTTGTTCATCAGTGTCTGGTCAAGAAAATCTATCACTGTAGGTTTCTGAAGAATTCCGGCCATCCTTTCTCCACCGATCTGATAGGGACAGACTACCCTGGAGGCCCCGGCCCGCAGAAGCTTGTTCTCATTACTGACATCGGATGCCCTGGCAAGAATAAAAATATCCGAGCGCATACCTTTTGCCGACAGGGCAATAAAAACATTATCTGCATCAGAACTGACTGCGGTGACCAGCCCCCTGGCCTTGTCAAGGCCAGCTTCGACAAGGGCCTCATCCGAAGTGGCGTCCAGATTCAGGTAAAGAATATCCTCCGCCTCAAGCACCTCAATCTGCTCCGGGTTCTGTTCGATGACTACAAGGGGTATTCCAGCCAGTTTCAGTTCCTGTACTATTATGGAACCGATCCTTCCATATCCGCAGACAATATAGTGATCCTTCAGTGCCGCAATCTGCTTTTCCAATTTTCTTCTCCCCAGAATTTTTCGCAGTTCACCTTCAACAAAGATCCTGGCTACCTGACCAAGGGTATAGGTAAGTAAGCTGATTCCACAGACTATAATGATAATGGTGATTCCCCTGCCCATGGGAGAAAGAGGTCTCACCTCTGAAAAACCGACAGTACTGATGGTAATCAGGGTCATATAGAATGCCTCGAAAAACGGCATATCCTCAACCATGACATAACCGACTGTACCAAAGGCAATGGTTGCCAGAAGGAAGAATAACGATATTTTCAGTTTGGAATAATCCAAGTTCATCATACCGGTAAAGTTTCGGGTTTGATGCGGAGTTTTCTCCGCAAAATCTGTTTTTACCATGAAACTGGGCTGCCAGGCCAAACAATTCTCCCGGAATTGTAAAGATTTTCTTGAAAAGAGTGGCTCCTGGCGTATCATTAATAATAGATCGATACCATCATTCAAATTAAGCAGAAAAGGAGAATCAATGGACAAGCTTGATGCCATCTTCGCACCGGAATCGGTTGCGGTAATCGGCGCCTCAACAAAGAAAGGCAAGGTCGGTCACGATATTTTTGCCAATATCCTTTTCGGCGGATACAAGGGGACCCTGTACCCCGTCAACCCGAAGGCTAAATCGATTCTCAGCGTTAAATGTTACACATCGATTGCCAACATTCCCGATCCCATAGACCTGGCCATGATCATCCTCCCCCCGAAACTCGCCCTGCAAGCTGTTGAAGACTGCATTGCCAGGGGAATCAAAGGTGTTGTCATTGTCTCAGCGGGCTTTAAAGAGGTAGGCGGAGAAGGTCTGATTATTGAACAGAAAATCCATCAGATGTGCCAACAGGCCAATATCAGAATAGTCGGGCCCAACTGTCTTGGAGTCATCAACCCGTCTGCCGAAGTCTCTCTGAACGCCAGCTTTTCAAACAGAATGCCGGAATCCGGAAATATCTCCTTTATATCCCAGAGCGGCGCGCTCTGTACAGCAGTACTCGATTTTGCAGCCGACAAGGGATTCGGATTTTCCAAATTTATCTCCATCGGTAACAAGGCCGATGTGGACGAGCTTGATCTCCTCCGTTATTACCATAAGGATCCGGATACAGATGTGGTCATGATCTATATGGAAGAACTGGCCAGGGACCCGGAGCAGTTTATCCGGGAGGTTCGTGAGATCACCTCCGGTGCCAACCCTACCCATGTTCTCGCCATCAAATCAGGAACCTCGGACGCCGGTGCGCTGGCAGCAGCATCCCATACCGGATCTCTTGCCGGACCCGATGCCATCTATGATGCTATTCTTGCCCAGGCGGGAATTATCCGCTGCCAAACAGTGAATGAACTCTTTGACTATGCCCAGGTCTTTGCTTCAAAAAAGGCACTTCGAGGTGACAAAATCGCCATTGTCACCAACGCGGGAGGCCCCGGAATTATCGCAACTGACATGAGTGAAAACTCCGGCTTGAAACTGGCACAATTCACCGATGAAACCATCAGGGAACTGCACAGGTACCTGCCGCCAACTGCCAATTTTCATAACCCGGTGGACGTGATCGGTGACGCTGCAAGGGACAGGTATGAAAACACCCTGGCTACCGTAATAAGCGACCCCGGAGTTGATGGGGTACTGCTCATTCTGACACCCCAGTCCATGACAGATGCCGTGGGCACGGCCGAAGCCATTGTCAATATCGCCAGGAATTCGGTCAAACCGATTATCTGCTGTTTCATGGGAATCGTTGATGTCTCAGATGGGGTCAAACTACTGCAGAAAAATCACCTGCCGGTCTACCACTTCCCCGAAAGTGCCGCCAGGGCAATGGGCGCACTC
The DNA window shown above is from Desulfomarina profundi and carries:
- a CDS encoding potassium channel family protein is translated as MAWQPSFMVKTDFAEKTPHQTRNFTGMMNLDYSKLKISLFFLLATIAFGTVGYVMVEDMPFFEAFYMTLITISTVGFSEVRPLSPMGRGITIIIIVCGISLLTYTLGQVARIFVEGELRKILGRRKLEKQIAALKDHYIVCGYGRIGSIIVQELKLAGIPLVVIEQNPEQIEVLEAEDILYLNLDATSDEALVEAGLDKARGLVTAVSSDADNVFIALSAKGMRSDIFILARASDVSNENKLLRAGASRVVCPYQIGGERMAGILQKPTVIDFLDQTLMNNELGLKMEEAVVARDSSIAGKTVLNSKLRQDFGVIIVAIKKLSGEMIFNPGPDEQFDSGDVIVVIGKREEVRRMAKAIG
- a CDS encoding acetate--CoA ligase family protein, giving the protein MDKLDAIFAPESVAVIGASTKKGKVGHDIFANILFGGYKGTLYPVNPKAKSILSVKCYTSIANIPDPIDLAMIILPPKLALQAVEDCIARGIKGVVIVSAGFKEVGGEGLIIEQKIHQMCQQANIRIVGPNCLGVINPSAEVSLNASFSNRMPESGNISFISQSGALCTAVLDFAADKGFGFSKFISIGNKADVDELDLLRYYHKDPDTDVVMIYMEELARDPEQFIREVREITSGANPTHVLAIKSGTSDAGALAAASHTGSLAGPDAIYDAILAQAGIIRCQTVNELFDYAQVFASKKALRGDKIAIVTNAGGPGIIATDMSENSGLKLAQFTDETIRELHRYLPPTANFHNPVDVIGDAARDRYENTLATVISDPGVDGVLLILTPQSMTDAVGTAEAIVNIARNSVKPIICCFMGIVDVSDGVKLLQKNHLPVYHFPESAARAMGALYQGTKWLSRRTLPQYDIQYDSKKAEEIINSCLEKEQYILGELDGSRILQCYGFNTLKMELATSRDEAADLAETIGFPVVMKIVSSQILHKSEANGVKVGLETAEEAREAFTEIMADAAAYDPAAELDGVLVQQMAPSGTEVILGVSKAPMFGHAVMFGLGGVFVEIYKDVVFSLAPLGRNVARRMIKRIKGYPILTGFRGQPPADIEMLEKHLVSLRAMVTHHPVIKELDINPLFVHAEGEGTTVADVIITLEDKS